One region of Vicia villosa cultivar HV-30 ecotype Madison, WI unplaced genomic scaffold, Vvil1.0 ctg.005650F_1_1, whole genome shotgun sequence genomic DNA includes:
- the LOC131642706 gene encoding F-box/kelch-repeat protein At3g23880-like, whose product MSLLFLPEELVAEVLSYLPAKSLTQLRCVSKSWNTLISDPQFIKLHLQRSKKNRNLTQILCMSLGSYILPFPLNTLLNNPSIINSTKDYFPYNPKYRYIFVGSCNGLFCFVLTLYKITYPENTWFQLWNPATNTLSKIYTMPNFDYFRFSGFSFGYDNSADTYKFVYFRPNKLEIFSFGSNVWKIIQLPHTVPLNHLNRVPYKRKFLSEAMYLNDTIYLLAREIAKQIVIISLKLGNDTYSKLLPPQDFVEVSLHLPTIHVMEESLYFSHHTQEIDFIIWKMTEFGTEKCWIQFLKISYEDLNIHPEYKNSLSPWCLYGSDFDIHMKYKYFLAPLCLYESGIILVQAANGHGLQVIVYNWIENRIEKTRMDSSVLWMVNQNYVESLVPTS is encoded by the coding sequence ATGTCGCTCCTATTCCTCCCTGAAGAACTCGTCGCCGAAGTCTTATCATACCTTCCGGCCAAATCTTTGACACAACTCAGATGCGTCAGTAAATCATGGAACACTCTCATCTCCGATCCTCAAttcatcaaacttcatcttcaacgaTCCAAGAAAAACAGAAACCTCACACAAATCCTATGCATGTCTCTGGGCTCTTATATCCTACCCTTCCCCCTCAATACTTTACTAAACAATCCTTCCATAATCAATTCCACCAAAGATTACTTCCCATACAACCCTAAATACCGCTACATATTCGTTGGTTCCTGCAATGGATTATTCTGTTTCGTTCTTACATTGTATAAGATAACTTATCCTGAAAACACCTGGTTTCAGTTATGGAACCCAGCCACCAACACATTATCTAAGATATATACCATGCCTAATTTCGATTATTTCAGATTTTCCGGGTTTTCATTTGGCTATGATAATTCAGCTGATACTTATAAGTTTGTGTATTTCCGTCCCAACAAGTTGGAAATATTTAGTTTCGGCTCTAATGTTTGGAAAATTATTCAACTTCCTCACACTGTTCCTTTAAATCATTTGAATCGTGTTCCGTATAAACGCAAATTTCTCAGTGAAGCTATGTATTTGAATGACACTATTTACTTGTTGGCGCGAGAGATTGCTAAACAAATTGTGATTATCTCGCTGAAACTGGGTAACGACACATATAGCAAGTTGCTTCCTCCTCAAGATTTTGTTGAAGTTTCACTTCACTTGCCAACTATTCATGTGATGGAAGAGTCTCTCTATTTTAGTCACCATACCCAAGAAATCGATTTTATCATATGGAAGATGACGGAATTTGGAACGGAAAAGTGTTGGATTCAATTTCTTAAAATAAGCTATGAGGATTTGAATATTCACCCAGAATATAAAAATTCTCTATCCCCATGGTGCCTTTATGGGAGTGATTTTGATATTCAtatgaaatataaatattttctcGCCCCACTATGCCTTTATGAGAGTGGCATCATACTAGTACAAGCAGCAAATGGCCATGGATTGCAAGTGATTGTCTATAATTggattgaaaatagaatagaaaaaaCTAGAATGGACAGTTCAGTGTTGTGGATGGTTAACCAAAATTATGTTGAAAGCTTAGTTCCGACGAGTTGA